A DNA window from Tenuifilaceae bacterium CYCD contains the following coding sequences:
- a CDS encoding short-chain fatty acids transporter yields the protein MEQQQKKKREFPHTYVIIFSLIVLAALLTWFVPGGEFAREVKNINGIDRSVIVPGSFHQVDNSPQTWQVFTSIFQGMKRTYDIIFYILMIGGAFWLLNESKALDVAILSFLNFTKRIERFKPLKLIGVNNLVITLIMICFSFFGAVIGMSEETIAFVVIFVPLAISMGYDSIVGVSLCFLGAGLGFASALLNPFTIGIAQGLSGIQLFSGIEYRFVIWLVINAVGIGYVLWYANRIKKNPKLSPVYEIDEYWRHKAAHEENGTKTKAGKSAWGVFFGLSIVFAIFAIFYPISHLVIGQSTISAPIIPIATGIWILVGILAMRHSVQLFIVNILLFTILFLIVGVMGYGWYIKEIATLFLVMGLLAGIAFGKNANQLARLFIEGAKDIMSAALVVGLASGIVVILEQGKIIDSLLNYSAEAMQGYGKVTSVAIMYIFYNLLNLIIASGSAKAALTIPLMSQFSDLIGISRQTTVTVYQLGGGFTNLITPTSGVMVGVLSIAKIPYNKWFRWFLPLMIILIIIGFLLLLPTLFMPLSGF from the coding sequence ATGGAACAACAGCAGAAAAAGAAACGGGAGTTTCCCCATACATACGTAATTATTTTTTCGCTTATAGTATTGGCAGCACTTCTAACCTGGTTTGTTCCAGGCGGAGAATTCGCCCGTGAGGTAAAGAACATAAATGGAATAGATCGAAGCGTAATTGTTCCAGGATCATTCCATCAGGTTGATAACAGCCCACAAACGTGGCAAGTATTCACCTCCATTTTTCAAGGAATGAAACGCACCTACGATATCATTTTCTACATCCTCATGATTGGTGGTGCATTCTGGCTTCTGAATGAAAGCAAGGCATTAGATGTTGCAATTCTATCGTTCCTTAACTTCACCAAAAGAATTGAGCGATTCAAGCCCTTAAAACTAATTGGAGTGAATAACTTGGTGATAACCCTCATAATGATTTGCTTCAGTTTCTTTGGTGCCGTTATAGGAATGAGCGAGGAAACAATCGCTTTTGTGGTAATATTCGTTCCACTGGCCATCAGCATGGGATACGACTCCATTGTTGGAGTTAGCCTATGTTTTCTGGGCGCAGGCCTTGGATTTGCAAGTGCATTGTTGAATCCATTCACCATTGGTATAGCACAGGGACTCTCGGGCATTCAGCTATTCTCGGGTATCGAATACCGATTTGTGATTTGGTTGGTGATTAATGCCGTGGGCATTGGTTACGTTTTGTGGTATGCCAACAGGATTAAGAAGAACCCCAAACTATCGCCTGTATACGAAATTGACGAGTACTGGAGACATAAAGCTGCCCACGAGGAGAATGGAACCAAAACCAAAGCAGGGAAAAGTGCGTGGGGAGTATTCTTTGGACTATCCATTGTATTCGCAATTTTCGCCATCTTCTACCCTATCAGCCATTTAGTAATAGGGCAAAGCACCATCTCGGCGCCAATAATTCCAATTGCTACAGGAATTTGGATTTTAGTTGGAATACTTGCAATGCGCCATTCAGTTCAACTTTTTATTGTGAACATACTTCTTTTCACAATTCTATTCCTTATTGTTGGAGTTATGGGATATGGCTGGTATATCAAGGAAATTGCCACGCTATTCCTTGTTATGGGACTGCTTGCTGGAATTGCATTCGGTAAGAATGCCAATCAATTGGCGCGTCTTTTTATTGAAGGGGCTAAAGATATTATGTCGGCCGCATTGGTTGTTGGTTTGGCAAGCGGAATTGTGGTTATTCTTGAGCAAGGAAAAATTATCGATTCGTTACTAAACTACTCGGCCGAAGCAATGCAGGGCTACGGAAAAGTAACCTCCGTTGCCATTATGTACATCTTCTACAACCTACTAAACCTCATCATAGCATCGGGTTCGGCAAAAGCAGCACTTACAATTCCGTTGATGTCGCAGTTCTCAGATTTGATTGGGATAAGCCGACAAACCACAGTAACAGTCTATCAATTAGGAGGTGGTTTCACAAACCTAATAACCCCAACATCGGGAGTAATGGTTGGCGTTTTAAGTATTGCAAAGATTCCTTACAACAAATGGTTTAGGTGGTTCCTACCCTTGATGATTATTCTAATAATTATTGGATTTCTACTACTCCTACCAACTTTATTTATGCCTCTTAGTGGTTTTTAA
- the miaA1 gene encoding tRNA dimethylallyltransferase 1, translated as MYKNSLIVLLGPTGVGKTDLSISLSKTFNAPILSSDSRQFFKEMKIGTAVPSDYQLNSATHYFIGHKSVTERYSCGMFEIDALNLLTEIYKTRKAAMLVGGSGLYIDALCNGIDDFPTPDAELRQSLLDQLKNEGVESLRAQLKLLDPEYYNSVDLKNPHRVLKGLEVCLQTGRTYTSFLTNPSKQRSFQIIKVGLNREREELYNRINQRVDEMIQQGLLDEAKSLYPLKHLNALNTVGYRELFDYLDGKHNLETAIELIKRNSRRYAKRQLTWWARDNKIHWFHPEQEEEIVLFLKERMEE; from the coding sequence ATGTACAAAAATTCCCTTATAGTACTGCTTGGTCCAACAGGTGTAGGAAAAACTGATCTTAGCATTTCTCTTTCCAAAACCTTTAACGCTCCTATCCTATCATCGGACTCCAGACAGTTTTTTAAGGAGATGAAAATTGGAACAGCGGTTCCAAGCGATTATCAACTGAATTCAGCCACGCATTACTTCATAGGACACAAATCGGTTACCGAGCGCTATAGCTGCGGGATGTTTGAGATTGACGCGTTAAACCTGCTAACCGAAATCTACAAAACACGTAAAGCAGCAATGCTTGTAGGTGGTTCGGGCTTGTACATTGATGCGCTTTGCAATGGAATAGATGATTTCCCCACACCCGATGCGGAATTACGGCAATCGCTGCTTGACCAACTGAAAAACGAAGGAGTTGAGAGTTTACGCGCTCAACTAAAACTCTTAGATCCCGAATACTACAACTCGGTTGACCTTAAGAATCCTCATCGAGTCCTGAAAGGACTAGAAGTTTGCCTGCAAACAGGAAGAACCTACACATCGTTTCTTACCAATCCTAGCAAACAGCGTTCATTCCAAATAATTAAGGTTGGATTAAACAGGGAGAGAGAGGAACTTTACAACCGAATCAACCAACGGGTTGATGAAATGATACAACAAGGGTTACTTGACGAAGCGAAAAGCCTTTATCCGCTAAAACACCTCAACGCATTAAATACAGTTGGTTACCGAGAACTGTTCGATTATTTGGATGGTAAACATAACCTCGAGACGGCCATTGAACTGATAAAGCGCAACTCGCGCCGATACGCCAAGCGCCAACTAACATGGTGGGCTCGAGATAATAAAATACACTGGTTTCACCCTGAACAAGAGGAGGAAATCGTTCTATTTCTAAAAGAGAGAATGGAAGAATAG
- a CDS encoding acyl-CoA reductase, translating into MNIDKRINAFAALGSRIISETSQISNSDLSIVIENAHIHNPWFTPNNVRNALNAIALQWLNNETLGKWITSYPMDNINPAMPKWVGVIMAGNIPLVGFHDLMCVLMSGNRFIGKFSSKDGNLMQTIAKMLIEIEPEFANYIEITESQLKGFDAVIATGSDNTSRYFDYYFKNYPSIIRKHRNSIAIITGDETASDFEQLSNDIFTYFGLGCRNVSKLLVPKGYSYTHMLDNFAQWSNLINHNKYANNYEYNRAIYTMNQVMHLDTGYLIATPSEAIESPVGVLFYQEYGTIKDAVEYIDQNEERVQCIVGNANTHPKAIPFGTTQSPKINDYADGVDTMEFLIQMQDFGQKTSA; encoded by the coding sequence ATGAATATTGACAAAAGGATTAATGCATTTGCTGCATTGGGTAGCAGGATTATTTCGGAGACAAGCCAAATAAGTAATTCGGATCTTAGCATTGTGATAGAAAATGCTCATATTCACAATCCTTGGTTCACTCCAAATAATGTTCGGAATGCATTAAACGCAATAGCACTGCAATGGTTAAATAACGAAACTTTGGGTAAATGGATAACATCGTACCCAATGGACAACATCAACCCTGCAATGCCCAAGTGGGTTGGAGTGATAATGGCCGGGAATATTCCCCTCGTGGGCTTCCACGATCTAATGTGTGTATTAATGAGCGGCAATCGGTTTATTGGAAAATTCTCCTCCAAGGATGGAAACCTGATGCAAACCATCGCTAAAATGCTCATTGAGATTGAACCTGAATTTGCCAACTATATTGAAATTACCGAAAGCCAACTTAAAGGATTCGATGCAGTTATTGCAACCGGTAGCGATAACACATCGCGGTACTTCGATTACTACTTCAAGAACTACCCATCAATAATCCGTAAGCATAGGAATAGCATTGCTATCATTACTGGGGATGAAACAGCAAGTGATTTTGAACAATTAAGCAACGATATTTTCACCTACTTTGGCCTAGGTTGTAGGAATGTATCGAAACTGCTAGTACCAAAAGGGTATAGCTACACCCACATGCTCGATAACTTTGCCCAGTGGAGTAATCTTATCAACCATAATAAATACGCCAACAATTACGAGTACAACCGTGCTATTTACACAATGAATCAGGTAATGCACCTCGATACGGGGTATCTTATTGCAACACCCTCCGAGGCCATTGAATCGCCCGTTGGTGTTCTGTTCTATCAGGAATATGGCACGATTAAGGATGCCGTGGAGTATATCGACCAAAACGAGGAACGCGTACAGTGCATAGTTGGCAATGCAAATACCCACCCCAAAGCCATTCCCTTCGGAACAACTCAATCGCCCAAAATAAACGATTATGCTGACGGTGTTGATACAATGGAGTTTTTAATTCAGATGCAAGACTTCGGACAAAAGACTTCTGCCTAA
- a CDS encoding ABC transporter permease gives MKAGALYKEIFHISINSIFATKLRSILTILIIALGIMALVGILTAIDAIKGSISDEFAMMGANTFTIASRGMRVNINGNRYRTKNHPQINIRQAKEFKERFTFPSDVSISIWATGASTIKYKSNKTNPNIGVRGIDESYIKTGGIEIGKGRNLTTTDVQDAKNVALIGDEVARKLFLKNEDPIDKIISVGGGKYRVVGVMKSKGSGFGGGPDRAVMIPYTNVAVYFARPNMDYAISIQPHDPKLLDYSISEAEGVFRIVRNLSASDESDFNIETSDSLAKLLIDNLKYVSIAATIIGIITLIGAAVGLMNIMLVAVAERTREIGTRKAIGARSSTIKQQFLFEAILICQMGGLLGVILGILIGNIVSMMTDSPFIVPWGWMFGGLGLAFVVGLASGYFPAVKAARLDPIEALRYE, from the coding sequence ATGAAAGCAGGAGCGCTATACAAAGAGATATTCCATATTTCTATCAATTCGATATTCGCCACTAAGTTAAGGTCAATCCTTACAATTCTGATTATTGCCTTAGGTATAATGGCGTTGGTGGGTATATTAACCGCTATTGATGCCATTAAAGGCAGTATTAGTGATGAGTTTGCCATGATGGGTGCAAATACGTTCACGATTGCCAGCCGAGGAATGCGGGTGAACATTAATGGGAATCGTTATAGAACCAAGAACCACCCTCAGATAAATATAAGGCAGGCCAAAGAATTCAAGGAACGATTTACTTTTCCGTCCGATGTTTCAATTTCAATTTGGGCTACCGGGGCAAGTACCATCAAGTATAAATCCAACAAAACGAATCCCAATATTGGCGTTCGTGGAATTGATGAGAGTTACATAAAAACAGGGGGAATTGAAATTGGTAAGGGTAGGAACTTAACGACCACCGATGTCCAGGACGCAAAGAATGTTGCGCTGATTGGCGATGAGGTTGCCCGAAAGCTCTTTCTGAAAAACGAGGATCCAATAGACAAGATTATTAGTGTAGGCGGAGGAAAATACCGGGTTGTTGGGGTGATGAAATCGAAGGGAAGTGGTTTTGGCGGAGGCCCCGACCGAGCAGTAATGATTCCTTACACCAATGTTGCAGTTTATTTTGCCCGACCCAATATGGATTATGCTATAAGTATTCAACCTCACGATCCCAAGTTGCTCGATTATTCAATCAGCGAAGCTGAAGGAGTTTTCCGTATAGTTCGTAATTTGAGCGCAAGCGATGAGTCTGATTTTAATATCGAAACTAGTGATAGCCTTGCTAAGCTATTAATCGATAATTTGAAGTATGTTTCAATTGCGGCAACTATAATTGGTATAATTACACTTATTGGAGCTGCTGTAGGGCTAATGAACATTATGCTAGTAGCAGTTGCTGAGCGAACCCGTGAGATTGGAACCCGTAAAGCAATTGGTGCAAGATCTTCTACCATAAAACAGCAGTTCCTTTTCGAGGCAATCCTGATTTGCCAGATGGGCGGTTTGCTTGGAGTTATTCTAGGAATTCTTATTGGTAATATAGTTTCGATGATGACCGATAGTCCTTTTATTGTACCCTGGGGTTGGATGTTCGGAGGGTTGGGATTGGCTTTTGTGGTAGGTTTGGCCTCTGGTTATTTCCCTGCAGTTAAGGCTGCCCGGTTAGATCCTATTGAGGCTTTACGTTACGAGTAA
- a CDS encoding DNA mismatch repair protein MutS — protein sequence MQKKKTIEKLKESFGKIKDDGFRFDLIKKYFTSKDNADALQVLSDKTCDDLDFEELFMFLDRTTSRVGQQYLYNRLRTFPNASDAIDCKKEKLIQKLTEDVEYRVKVQLQLEKLNKDDVYHISSLFQEEHERPPKWFFVLRLLSFTSLLSLIILPFNPQMFFVFLGVFVVNIGFHYWNKRNLYRYLGSVPQLLRLNGVANSFSKDQLLNELNPDISNSIQEINRVRNRMAFFRLESNLQSDADALFWGILELFKIAFLIEPLLLFGVLSRLDSKRKEIEDVFCFVGEVDMLISVASVRSGLGIYCMPVINDSRISAKNIYHPLIHNCITNTIEVSGKSILLTGSNMSGKTSFIRTVGLNVITGLTINTCFAESMTIPQLRIYSAIRISDDLLNDKSYYFEEVLTIKEMLEKSISGIPNLFLLDEIFKGTNTTERIAAGKAVLSKLSKNNNIVFVSTHDIELADLLSDEYELYHFSEIVKENNVDFDYKLKEGKLKNRNAIRILQLNNYPNDLIEEAMVISKRLDVAKVSET from the coding sequence ATGCAAAAAAAGAAAACAATAGAAAAACTAAAAGAATCATTCGGTAAAATTAAAGACGATGGTTTTAGGTTTGATTTAATTAAGAAATACTTTACTAGCAAAGACAATGCTGATGCATTGCAAGTATTATCAGATAAAACTTGTGATGATTTGGATTTTGAAGAGTTGTTTATGTTTCTTGATAGAACTACATCAAGGGTTGGACAGCAATACCTCTATAACAGGTTAAGAACATTCCCGAATGCCTCTGATGCAATTGACTGTAAAAAAGAAAAGTTAATACAAAAACTAACTGAAGATGTAGAGTATAGGGTTAAAGTTCAATTACAACTTGAGAAATTAAATAAAGACGATGTATACCATATTTCATCGTTGTTTCAGGAGGAGCATGAGAGGCCTCCAAAATGGTTTTTTGTACTCCGATTATTGTCCTTTACGAGTTTGCTGTCTCTTATTATTCTGCCTTTTAATCCTCAGATGTTTTTTGTGTTTTTGGGTGTTTTTGTAGTTAATATTGGTTTTCATTACTGGAATAAACGCAATTTGTACAGATATCTTGGTTCGGTTCCTCAGCTTTTAAGGTTAAATGGTGTCGCTAATAGTTTTAGTAAAGATCAGCTTTTAAATGAACTAAACCCAGATATCTCTAATTCTATTCAGGAAATTAATCGGGTTAGGAATCGGATGGCATTTTTTCGGTTGGAATCGAATCTGCAAAGCGATGCCGATGCTCTATTCTGGGGAATACTCGAATTGTTTAAAATAGCCTTTCTTATTGAACCCTTGCTTTTGTTTGGAGTGTTAAGTCGTTTAGATTCGAAAAGAAAAGAAATTGAGGATGTTTTTTGCTTTGTGGGTGAGGTTGATATGCTAATTTCGGTTGCTTCGGTAAGAAGTGGCTTGGGCATTTACTGCATGCCTGTGATTAACGATTCGAGAATTTCGGCAAAAAATATTTATCATCCTTTAATACATAATTGTATTACAAATACTATTGAGGTTTCGGGCAAGTCAATTTTATTGACAGGTTCAAACATGTCGGGTAAAACATCATTTATCCGAACAGTAGGATTAAATGTGATAACTGGCTTGACCATTAATACATGTTTTGCAGAATCAATGACTATTCCTCAATTACGGATTTATTCGGCAATTAGGATAAGCGATGATTTGCTGAACGATAAGAGTTACTATTTCGAAGAGGTGCTGACAATAAAAGAAATGCTTGAAAAAAGTATCAGTGGTATACCAAACTTATTCCTTTTGGACGAGATCTTTAAGGGAACAAATACTACTGAGCGAATTGCGGCGGGTAAAGCTGTGCTATCAAAACTTTCCAAAAACAATAATATTGTATTTGTATCAACTCACGACATTGAATTAGCCGATTTGCTATCGGACGAATACGAGTTGTACCACTTTAGTGAGATTGTAAAAGAAAACAATGTGGATTTTGATTATAAGTTAAAGGAAGGAAAGTTGAAAAACAGAAATGCTATAAGAATTCTTCAACTAAATAATTATCCTAATGATTTGATTGAAGAGGCTATGGTAATTTCAAAAAGACTTGATGTTGCCAAGGTGTCCGAAACCTAA
- the gapA gene encoding glyceraldehyde-3-phosphate dehydrogenase — translation MTKIKVAINGFGRIGRNVFKIALERPELEVVGINDLTDTKTLAHLLKYDSTQGRYEGKVEFDAENLIVNGKKYRVYAEKAPINIKWSVTPDVVIESTGIFTKRESEKGGYGDHIKNGAKKVILTVPAKDEIDRMIVLGVNDSDLKPTDLCVSNASCTTNCLAPVVKVLNDSFGVERGFMNTIHSYTNDQRILDAPHSDLRRARSAAVSQIPTTTGAAKAVGKVIPELKGKLDGLAVRVPTPTGSLVDFVAILKKPATKEEINAAMKKAAEGPMKGVLEYTEDEIVSVDIIHNTHSSIFDANSTMVNGNMVKILSWYDNEWGYSNRVVDMVHKLF, via the coding sequence ATGACAAAAATTAAAGTTGCAATCAATGGCTTTGGACGAATCGGCCGCAATGTGTTCAAAATTGCGTTAGAACGTCCTGAACTAGAAGTGGTTGGTATTAACGACCTTACCGATACTAAAACTTTGGCTCACTTACTAAAGTATGACTCTACACAGGGTCGTTACGAAGGTAAAGTAGAATTCGATGCTGAAAACCTAATTGTTAACGGCAAAAAATATAGAGTATACGCAGAGAAGGCTCCAATCAACATCAAGTGGAGCGTTACCCCCGATGTAGTTATTGAATCTACAGGTATTTTCACAAAGCGCGAAAGCGAAAAGGGTGGTTACGGCGATCATATTAAGAATGGTGCTAAAAAGGTTATTCTCACTGTTCCTGCAAAGGATGAGATTGACCGCATGATTGTTCTTGGCGTTAACGATAGCGACTTAAAGCCAACCGATCTTTGCGTTTCTAACGCAAGCTGCACCACCAACTGCTTAGCTCCTGTAGTTAAGGTATTGAACGATAGCTTTGGTGTTGAACGTGGTTTTATGAATACAATTCACTCATACACTAACGATCAACGCATCCTTGATGCTCCTCACAGCGATTTACGTCGTGCACGTTCAGCAGCTGTTTCTCAAATTCCTACCACAACCGGTGCTGCTAAAGCTGTAGGTAAAGTTATTCCTGAACTAAAAGGTAAACTTGATGGTCTTGCAGTTCGCGTCCCAACCCCAACTGGTTCATTAGTTGACTTTGTTGCTATTCTTAAGAAACCAGCCACTAAGGAAGAGATTAATGCTGCAATGAAAAAAGCTGCTGAAGGCCCAATGAAGGGTGTATTGGAGTACACCGAGGATGAGATTGTATCGGTTGATATCATCCACAACACTCACTCATCAATCTTTGACGCTAACAGCACAATGGTTAACGGTAACATGGTTAAGATCCTATCGTGGTACGATAACGAGTGGGGATACTCAAACCGCGTTGTTGACATGGTTCACAAATTATTCTAG